Proteins encoded within one genomic window of Phototrophicus methaneseepsis:
- the coaBC gene encoding bifunctional phosphopantothenoylcysteine decarboxylase/phosphopantothenate--cysteine ligase CoaBC: MNTITLLQNKRILLGVSGSIAAYKAIDLASKLTQAGALVDVIMTQAAQQFVTPLAFQAVTGRDVYTDMWQTGSGSALPTHIAHVGLGEGADLLVIAPATANTLAKLAHGLADDLLSVTALAARCPLVIAPAMDGGMYTHPATQANLTLLVQRGAVLIEPDEGRFASGLTGKGRLPETAALIGHIRQALGQDGILAGQKVVVTAGGTREPLDPVRYLTNHSSGKQGTAIAQAALDAGASVTLITSASLPATIGAQIVQVEAAQDMLEAVLEHSAGASALIMAAAVADYRPATRAKQKIKKGDDDLSLSLTRNPDILLNVKDMAQRPKVVVGFAAESENLLANAQSKLMRKGLDMLVANDISATDAGFGSDNNRVVILSKDGTQRPIELTSKEQIAQTLIELVASQLG; the protein is encoded by the coding sequence ATGAACACAATCACACTGCTCCAGAACAAGCGTATTCTACTCGGGGTGAGCGGCAGCATCGCCGCTTACAAAGCCATTGATCTCGCCAGCAAGCTCACGCAGGCCGGGGCCCTTGTCGATGTCATCATGACGCAGGCCGCGCAGCAGTTCGTCACGCCGCTGGCCTTCCAGGCTGTTACGGGGCGCGACGTCTACACGGATATGTGGCAAACTGGCTCTGGCAGCGCACTGCCAACGCACATCGCCCATGTGGGATTGGGTGAAGGCGCTGATTTGCTGGTCATTGCCCCGGCAACCGCCAATACGCTCGCAAAACTCGCCCATGGCCTCGCTGATGATCTGCTCAGTGTGACGGCCCTGGCCGCACGCTGCCCGCTCGTTATCGCCCCGGCAATGGACGGCGGCATGTATACGCATCCGGCCACCCAGGCGAACTTAACTTTGCTGGTGCAGCGGGGCGCTGTCCTGATTGAGCCGGATGAAGGCCGCTTCGCCAGTGGGCTAACGGGTAAGGGCCGCCTACCAGAGACAGCAGCCCTCATCGGGCATATCCGGCAGGCCCTTGGGCAAGACGGCATCCTCGCTGGGCAAAAGGTCGTGGTCACTGCCGGGGGCACCCGCGAACCGCTCGACCCGGTTCGCTACCTGACGAACCACAGCAGCGGCAAACAAGGGACAGCCATTGCGCAGGCCGCTTTGGACGCCGGGGCCAGCGTGACGCTCATCACAAGCGCTTCGCTGCCTGCCACTATTGGCGCGCAAATCGTTCAGGTCGAGGCCGCCCAGGATATGCTGGAGGCTGTTTTAGAGCACAGCGCCGGGGCCAGCGCGCTCATCATGGCCGCAGCGGTCGCTGATTACCGCCCGGCAACACGTGCGAAGCAAAAAATCAAAAAAGGCGACGATGATCTCAGCCTCTCGTTAACGCGCAACCCGGATATCCTGCTGAATGTAAAGGATATGGCCCAACGCCCCAAAGTGGTGGTTGGCTTCGCCGCAGAAAGTGAAAATCTGCTTGCGAATGCCCAAAGCAAACTCATGCGTAAAGGGCTGGATATGCTCGTCGCCAATGATATTTCCGCGACGGATGCGGGCTTCGGCAGTGATAATAACCGGGTCGTCATCCTCAGCAAAGATGGCACACAACGACCCATCGAGCTGACGTCAAAAGAGCAAATTGCCCAAACCCTGATTGAGCTTGTAGCCTCACAACTGGGATAG